A stretch of the uncultured Campylobacter sp. genome encodes the following:
- a CDS encoding Na+/H+ antiporter NhaC family protein, which translates to MKKILFLSLLPILALAVDPEVAKKNAEIFGIWTLIPPVVAIVLAFITKDVVLSLFIGVFSGTFLINVMDSNVFYAFIKGFINIVRRVVDSLADSWNAGIVLQVLCIGGVVALITKMGGTKAVALWLSKKAKTGVSAQISTWVMGLFVFFDDYANSLIVGPIMRPITDKFKVSREKLAFIIDATAAPVAGLAVISTWVGLEISLIKDGYGQIGVTNINAFGIFVETMPYRFYNLFMLFFIVCTAFMGREFAGMLKAERRARAGELHSGNTRIDDVEDKTLEPKENIKLQSSNAVVPLLVLILGAFVSFYFSGFSALETDASKAAEFALVQAAPLSFQAFQSTFGAADASVALFQSALLATVVAIFMAVYRKILTVREAIETWGKGWKTMITTIIILLLAWSLSSVIKELGTSRYLVELLSQSTPKIVLPAAIFMLGSFISFSTGTSYGTMGILMPLAIPLANAVGMHSGLEGDALHAYMIVNISAVLTGAIFGDHCSPISDTTILSSMGAGCNHIDHVQTQMPYALTVCAVSIFAGYFPVALGLSVWIVLPFGLLVTALVVRFVGQRV; encoded by the coding sequence ATGAAAAAGATTTTATTTTTGTCGCTTTTGCCGATCTTGGCGCTAGCCGTAGATCCCGAAGTAGCGAAAAAAAATGCCGAAATTTTCGGTATCTGGACGCTCATACCGCCCGTGGTTGCGATAGTTTTGGCGTTTATCACCAAAGACGTCGTTTTGTCGCTGTTTATCGGCGTTTTTAGCGGGACGTTTCTCATAAACGTTATGGATTCAAACGTGTTTTATGCTTTTATTAAAGGGTTTATAAATATCGTACGCCGAGTGGTGGATTCGCTCGCGGACAGCTGGAACGCAGGCATCGTGCTTCAGGTGCTTTGTATCGGCGGCGTGGTCGCGCTCATCACCAAAATGGGCGGAACCAAAGCCGTCGCGCTGTGGCTAAGCAAAAAGGCAAAAACAGGCGTCTCGGCGCAAATTTCAACCTGGGTAATGGGGCTTTTTGTCTTTTTCGACGACTACGCGAACTCCCTTATCGTGGGCCCGATCATGCGACCGATAACGGATAAATTTAAAGTCAGCCGCGAAAAGCTAGCATTCATCATCGACGCTACGGCTGCGCCGGTTGCCGGGTTAGCGGTCATTTCGACTTGGGTCGGGCTTGAGATCTCGCTGATCAAAGACGGCTACGGTCAAATCGGCGTAACGAATATAAATGCGTTTGGCATATTCGTCGAGACGATGCCTTATAGATTTTACAATCTTTTCATGCTATTTTTTATCGTCTGCACCGCATTTATGGGGCGAGAATTTGCAGGTATGCTAAAGGCCGAGCGCAGAGCTAGAGCGGGCGAGCTACACTCGGGAAATACCCGCATAGACGATGTCGAAGACAAAACTCTAGAGCCCAAAGAAAATATCAAACTACAAAGCTCAAACGCCGTAGTGCCGCTTTTGGTGCTGATTTTAGGAGCGTTCGTTAGTTTTTACTTTAGCGGATTTAGCGCGCTGGAAACGGATGCTAGCAAGGCGGCGGAGTTTGCGCTTGTGCAGGCCGCTCCGCTTTCGTTTCAGGCGTTTCAGTCTACTTTCGGCGCTGCCGATGCGTCCGTAGCGCTATTTCAGTCGGCTTTACTGGCTACGGTGGTAGCGATATTTATGGCCGTTTATAGGAAAATTTTAACCGTACGCGAGGCGATAGAGACCTGGGGCAAGGGCTGGAAAACCATGATAACTACGATCATCATCTTGCTTCTTGCGTGGTCGCTTAGCTCGGTTATCAAGGAGCTTGGCACCTCTAGGTACCTAGTCGAACTGCTTTCGCAGTCTACGCCAAAGATTGTCCTTCCGGCAGCTATTTTTATGCTGGGTTCGTTTATCAGCTTTTCTACAGGCACCAGCTACGGCACTATGGGTATCTTGATGCCGCTTGCGATACCGTTAGCTAATGCAGTCGGCATGCATAGCGGACTAGAGGGCGACGCCTTACACGCGTATATGATAGTTAATATCTCAGCCGTTTTAACAGGCGCGATATTTGGCGATCACTGCTCGCCGATCTCGGATACTACGATACTTTCATCCATGGGCGCAGGATGTAACCACATCGACCACGTCCAGACTCAGATGCCTTACGCGCTTACGGTTTGCGCGGTTAGTATTTTTGCGGGATATTTCCCGGTCGCGCTTGGCCTAAGCGTCTGGATAGTGCTTCCGTTTGGGCTTTTGGTAACGGCATTAGTAGTTAGATTCGTCGGGCAGAGGGTTTAA
- a CDS encoding DUF4230 domain-containing protein yields the protein MIDVTSLILAILLAICVFMIFRFNKALKTAQKPATTQISTEISQLKSIGELSVFQVYSKEIVTKTDHAFGTFGKEYLRWLVSEKKLSMIFEFEINFIYDLTSPRLEIVNVASEEYLIKMPPCKYKFSIANMKFYDEKNGKFIPFLLPDSLNGFFGSSFSEEDKNRLIEDARAEVEKMSVRLINQLQSKIHKSARDTLEAIAKSFGARAVRFEFNDEGEQVRLNLQNVA from the coding sequence ATGATAGATGTTACGAGCCTTATTTTAGCGATTTTGCTGGCGATTTGCGTATTTATGATTTTTAGATTTAACAAAGCCTTAAAAACCGCGCAAAAGCCCGCTACGACGCAGATTAGCACCGAGATATCGCAGCTAAAATCCATCGGCGAGCTATCCGTTTTTCAGGTCTATAGCAAAGAGATCGTGACTAAGACCGACCATGCATTCGGCACCTTCGGCAAGGAGTATCTGCGCTGGCTAGTGAGCGAGAAAAAGCTCTCGATGATATTTGAGTTTGAGATAAATTTCATCTACGACCTAACGAGTCCGCGCCTAGAGATCGTAAACGTCGCAAGCGAGGAGTATCTCATCAAGATGCCGCCTTGCAAATACAAATTTTCGATCGCGAATATGAAATTTTACGACGAGAAAAACGGCAAATTTATCCCGTTTTTGTTGCCTGATTCACTAAACGGATTTTTCGGTAGCAGCTTTAGCGAAGAGGATAAAAACAGGCTCATCGAGGATGCGCGCGCCGAGGTCGAAAAGATGTCGGTGCGCCTGATAAATCAGCTCCAGTCAAAGATCCACAAATCCGCGCGCGACACGCTAGAGGCGATCGCAAAGAGCTTCGGGGCTAGGGCGGTGAGGTTTGAGTTTAACGACGAGGGCGAGCAGGTCAGGCTAAATCTGCAAAACGTGGCGTGA
- a CDS encoding SDR family NAD(P)-dependent oxidoreductase — MKGTAFITGATSGFGEAIARMLSREGYKIVALARRKERLEALAKQLGNTHIIVADIRDKKAVFDGVANLPQEFRDIEVLVNNAGLALGLEGAAETSIEDFETMVDTNIKGFLYSTKAVLPLMISRKSGYIFNLGSTAGAWPYPGSHVYGASKAFVKQFSRNLRNDIRGTGIRVTEIAPGICKTEFSEVRFGGDKAKADAVYEGVEYITAEDIAQIVLNCLNMPHRVNINVVEAMATQQTWAGLFIEKK; from the coding sequence ATGAAAGGAACGGCTTTTATCACGGGAGCTACGTCGGGTTTTGGCGAAGCGATAGCTAGGATGCTGAGCCGCGAAGGCTACAAGATCGTAGCGCTCGCTCGCCGCAAGGAAAGGCTCGAGGCCTTAGCTAAACAGCTTGGAAATACGCATATCATCGTCGCCGACATCCGCGATAAAAAGGCGGTTTTTGACGGCGTGGCAAATTTACCGCAGGAGTTTCGCGATATCGAAGTGCTCGTAAATAACGCAGGCCTAGCGCTGGGGCTTGAAGGCGCGGCGGAGACTAGCATCGAGGATTTTGAGACGATGGTCGATACCAACATTAAGGGCTTTTTATACTCGACCAAGGCCGTTTTGCCCCTCATGATCTCGCGAAAGAGCGGCTATATCTTTAATCTAGGCTCGACCGCGGGCGCATGGCCGTATCCGGGCAGTCACGTTTACGGCGCGAGCAAGGCGTTTGTAAAGCAGTTTAGCAGAAACCTACGCAACGACATCCGCGGTACCGGCATACGCGTGACCGAGATAGCTCCTGGCATCTGCAAGACCGAGTTTAGCGAGGTTCGCTTCGGCGGCGATAAGGCTAAGGCCGACGCTGTTTACGAAGGTGTAGAGTACATCACGGCCGAGGATATCGCGCAGATCGTGCTAAACTGCCTAAATATGCCTCACCGCGTCAATATCAACGTCGTCGAAGCAATGGCGACGCAGCAGACTTGGGCCGGGCTTTTTATCGAGAAAAAGTAG
- a CDS encoding NlpC/P60 family protein: MKFTIFLPFASITALIFSGCANDAPKIYPTDQSGQILNARFLNSQQDVFNDLGGIALSNFMQGFLGKKDGGDCSGFVSLVNKNINNVYFSETNLLKFYGEQGSKSQAIYNFYKKRNLISQTSPKLGDLVFFNNTTSQTKGKNKQIITHLGIIDRIEDDGTIRFMHNTRGKNKSGFINLFQKNSHKIGGKEVNSYIVACKGGDSTCLTSNRFAGFGKVNF, translated from the coding sequence ATGAAATTTACCATTTTTTTACCGTTTGCGTCGATTACGGCTTTGATTTTTAGCGGATGCGCGAATGATGCGCCCAAAATTTACCCGACCGATCAAAGCGGACAGATTTTAAACGCGAGATTTTTAAACTCTCAGCAAGACGTATTTAACGATCTAGGCGGCATAGCTCTTTCAAATTTTATGCAAGGTTTTTTGGGCAAAAAAGACGGCGGAGACTGCTCGGGTTTCGTTTCGCTCGTAAATAAAAATATAAATAACGTTTACTTTTCTGAGACGAATTTACTCAAATTTTACGGCGAACAAGGATCGAAATCCCAAGCTATTTATAATTTTTACAAAAAGCGAAATTTGATCTCACAAACAAGCCCAAAGCTCGGAGATTTGGTGTTTTTTAACAACACTACGAGTCAAACCAAAGGCAAAAACAAGCAAATCATAACCCACCTTGGCATCATAGACCGCATAGAGGACGACGGAACTATAAGATTTATGCATAATACCAGAGGCAAAAACAAAAGCGGATTTATAAATCTATTTCAAAAAAATAGCCATAAAATAGGCGGCAAAGAGGTAAACTCCTACATCGTAGCGTGCAAAGGCGGCGACTCTACTTGCCTAACGTCAAACAGATTCGCCGGCTTTGGCAAGGTTAATTTTTAG
- a CDS encoding CoA-binding protein has product MPSDLRQILSSAKNIAVVGLSPDESEPSNEVAKFLIERGFNIFPVYPKFDEILGRKVYRNLMQIEGDIDIAVMFRKGEFASELVKDTVKKSVKTLWLQLGITNGAAGAIARENGINFVQDKCIKIELQRLDLG; this is encoded by the coding sequence ATGCCTAGCGACTTAAGGCAAATTTTATCCTCCGCTAAAAATATCGCGGTCGTGGGCCTTAGTCCAGATGAGAGCGAACCTAGCAACGAGGTGGCAAAATTTCTCATCGAGCGCGGATTTAATATTTTTCCCGTCTATCCAAAATTTGATGAAATTTTAGGGCGCAAGGTTTATAGAAATTTGATGCAAATAGAGGGAGATATCGACATCGCCGTGATGTTTAGAAAGGGCGAGTTTGCTAGCGAGCTAGTAAAAGACACCGTCAAAAAAAGCGTGAAAACACTGTGGCTACAGCTTGGTATCACAAATGGCGCCGCAGGAGCGATCGCGCGCGAAAACGGGATAAATTTCGTGCAGGATAAGTGTATAAAAATCGAGCTTCAAAGACTTGATTTAGGCTAA
- the ilvA gene encoding threonine ammonia-lyase, whose translation MISLNKIIQAKRTISGFVYKTPFAYSAKLSLASGALIYLKEENLQRTGAYKIRGAYNKIANLSSNERKKGVVAASAGNHAQGVAISAREFKTPATIVMPESTPLLKVLGTKDLGAEVILKGDNFDEAYAYAVEYAKQQGMSFIHPFDDEYVMAGQGTVGLEMLDDLAELETIIVPVGGGGLISGISSCVKQVNPDIRVVAVSAKGAPAMFNSFSAKKSINSKSVRTIADGIAVRDASETTLANILECVDEFVQVDDEEIANAILFLLETQKIVVEGAGAVGVASILHNKVKFKAGERIGIVLSGGNIDVQMLNVIIEKGLIKSHRKMALQITLIDKPGALMSLTDSLKIASANIVKIDYDRFSTSLEYGDANITITLETKGKDHQELIKKVLREHDFKFIQVF comes from the coding sequence ATGATCTCTTTAAATAAAATAATCCAAGCCAAGCGCACGATAAGCGGCTTCGTGTATAAGACGCCCTTTGCCTACAGCGCAAAACTAAGCCTCGCAAGCGGCGCGCTCATCTACCTAAAAGAAGAAAACCTCCAGCGCACGGGCGCATACAAGATCCGCGGCGCATATAATAAAATCGCAAATTTAAGCTCAAACGAGCGTAAAAAAGGCGTCGTCGCGGCAAGTGCCGGCAATCATGCCCAGGGCGTGGCTATCTCGGCGCGCGAGTTTAAAACGCCCGCTACTATCGTGATGCCCGAGTCCACACCGCTTTTAAAGGTGCTAGGCACCAAAGATCTAGGCGCCGAGGTTATCCTAAAGGGCGATAACTTCGACGAGGCCTACGCCTACGCCGTCGAGTACGCCAAGCAGCAGGGCATGAGCTTTATTCATCCTTTTGACGATGAGTACGTGATGGCCGGGCAGGGGACGGTGGGACTTGAGATGCTTGATGATTTGGCCGAGCTTGAAACCATCATCGTGCCGGTTGGTGGCGGCGGGCTAATCAGCGGCATATCAAGCTGCGTAAAACAGGTAAACCCCGACATCCGCGTGGTTGCCGTAAGCGCGAAGGGCGCGCCTGCTATGTTTAACAGCTTTAGCGCTAAAAAAAGCATAAACTCAAAAAGCGTGCGCACGATCGCCGACGGTATCGCGGTTCGCGACGCGAGCGAGACGACGCTGGCAAATATCCTAGAGTGCGTGGATGAGTTCGTGCAGGTCGATGACGAGGAGATCGCAAACGCGATTTTGTTCCTGCTCGAGACGCAAAAGATCGTGGTCGAGGGCGCGGGCGCGGTCGGCGTAGCTAGTATCCTGCACAACAAGGTCAAATTTAAAGCCGGCGAGCGTATCGGCATCGTGCTAAGCGGCGGAAATATCGACGTGCAAATGCTAAACGTCATCATCGAAAAGGGTCTCATCAAGTCCCACCGCAAGATGGCGCTACAAATCACGCTGATCGACAAACCCGGCGCGCTCATGAGCCTAACCGATAGCCTAAAGATCGCTAGCGCTAATATCGTAAAAATCGACTACGACCGCTTCTCTACGAGCCTAGAGTACGGCGACGCTAATATCACTATAACTCTGGAAACTAAGGGTAAAGACCACCAAGAACTAATCAAAAAAGTGCTTAGAGAGCATGATTTTAAATTTATTCAGGTGTTTTAG
- a CDS encoding ferritin-like domain-containing protein, with protein MRFFDQIWEILECGDKELKFDKFKRFYAEYKAGKFDAQIEESGKFDEIKPLERPSYAAFCEVVAMREIGGKKQADKQKAFLHSIAHIEYSAVDIALDAAYRFRALPKAYYDDWLEVAEDEIKHFKMIEDHMAKFDVKYGDFTVHDGLFIALQNTSASLLERMAVLPRYMEANGLDANAFMLKKLETEREKDESKARLCEILQVILDEEISHVSKGDRWFKFACEKEGVSPEIYAQIVQKIYPKAFLQSRELNVSARLKSGFSEAEIEHIKNLSKAGKVV; from the coding sequence ATGAGATTTTTCGATCAAATTTGGGAAATTTTAGAGTGCGGCGACAAGGAGCTTAAATTTGATAAATTTAAACGATTTTACGCCGAATACAAGGCCGGTAAATTTGACGCACAGATAGAAGAGAGCGGTAAATTTGACGAGATAAAACCGCTCGAGCGCCCAAGCTACGCGGCATTTTGCGAGGTCGTAGCGATGAGAGAAATCGGCGGCAAAAAGCAAGCGGACAAGCAAAAAGCCTTCCTTCACTCGATCGCGCACATCGAATACAGCGCCGTAGATATCGCGCTAGATGCGGCGTATCGCTTCCGCGCGCTACCAAAAGCCTACTATGACGACTGGCTAGAGGTCGCCGAGGATGAGATCAAGCACTTTAAGATGATCGAGGATCACATGGCTAAATTTGACGTGAAATACGGCGATTTTACCGTGCACGACGGGCTTTTTATCGCTTTGCAAAATACCTCCGCATCGCTGCTTGAGCGCATGGCGGTGCTGCCTAGATACATGGAGGCAAACGGCCTTGACGCAAACGCTTTTATGCTAAAAAAGCTGGAAACCGAGCGTGAAAAAGACGAGAGCAAGGCACGTCTTTGCGAAATTTTGCAAGTCATCTTAGACGAGGAGATCTCGCACGTCTCAAAGGGCGATCGTTGGTTTAAATTTGCCTGTGAAAAAGAGGGCGTAAGCCCCGAAATTTACGCGCAAATCGTGCAAAAAATCTACCCTAAAGCCTTTTTGCAGTCTCGCGAACTAAATGTGAGCGCACGCCTAAAATCAGGCTTTAGCGAGGCAGAGATCGAGCACATAAAAAATCTATCAAAGGCTGGAAAGGTGGTATAA
- the trmA gene encoding tRNA (uridine(54)-C5)-methyltransferase TrmA, producing MPGKFCKFLGECGSCTLDMPYEEQVEFKKDLIRREFEPFYRGEFEFFASQRAAYRTRAEFGIWRDGEELRYTMYGAKTRRVMIDECPKVAAPIANLMPRLLEALMKNQILKERLFGAEFISCASGLLATLLYHKRLGEVEQGEIENLARELAGYRVTIAARAKGQKLLSGELNLLESLNIGGKIYKFTFGDAAFIQPNTAVNEKMVAWAKGCVERGVDLLELYCGHGNFTVPMAEKFKRVLATEISKSSIANALKNCELNGVDNIKFLRMSAEELMSAFGREREFNRLRELDIFSYDFSHVLVDPPRAGLDESVINFIKNYENIIYISCSPQSLKRDLAQLAATHEAVKFAVFDQFANTAHIECGVLLRSKNA from the coding sequence TTGCCCGGTAAATTTTGTAAATTTCTAGGAGAATGCGGTAGTTGCACTCTTGATATGCCTTATGAGGAGCAGGTTGAATTTAAAAAAGATCTCATAAGGCGCGAATTTGAGCCCTTTTACCGCGGCGAATTTGAGTTTTTCGCATCGCAGAGGGCCGCTTACCGCACCAGAGCGGAGTTTGGCATCTGGCGCGACGGCGAGGAGCTAAGATACACGATGTACGGCGCTAAAACCAGGCGCGTCATGATAGATGAGTGCCCAAAGGTAGCCGCCCCTATCGCAAATTTGATGCCGCGTTTGCTTGAAGCGCTTATGAAAAATCAAATTTTAAAAGAGAGGCTTTTTGGCGCCGAGTTTATCTCGTGTGCTAGCGGCTTGCTCGCGACTCTGCTCTATCATAAGCGTCTGGGCGAGGTCGAGCAGGGCGAGATAGAAAATTTAGCGCGCGAGCTTGCGGGCTACCGCGTGACGATCGCTGCAAGGGCAAAGGGGCAAAAGCTGCTAAGCGGCGAGTTAAATTTGCTTGAAAGCCTAAATATCGGCGGTAAAATTTACAAATTTACATTCGGCGACGCAGCTTTTATCCAGCCCAACACCGCCGTAAACGAAAAGATGGTCGCATGGGCAAAGGGCTGCGTAGAGCGCGGCGTGGATCTGCTCGAGCTTTACTGCGGACACGGTAACTTCACCGTCCCGATGGCGGAAAAATTTAAGCGCGTTTTGGCGACCGAGATATCTAAAAGCTCAATCGCAAACGCTCTTAAAAACTGCGAGCTAAACGGCGTAGATAACATTAAATTTTTACGAATGAGCGCCGAGGAGCTAATGAGCGCGTTTGGGCGCGAGCGCGAGTTTAACCGCTTAAGAGAGCTTGATATCTTTAGCTACGACTTCTCGCACGTTTTGGTCGATCCGCCGCGCGCGGGACTTGATGAGAGCGTGATAAATTTCATCAAAAACTACGAAAATATCATCTATATCTCCTGTTCGCCGCAAAGTCTAAAACGCGATCTAGCGCAGCTTGCCGCGACGCACGAGGCGGTTAAATTTGCCGTGTTTGATCAGTTTGCAAACACCGCTCACATCGAGTGCGGCGTGCTTTTAAGGAGTAAAAATGCCTAG
- a CDS encoding histidine phosphatase family protein: protein MKKIYFIRHAKAVEEGESNDFERDLSERGKKDLALMCERLKKHEVKADAIFASPAKRCAKTAQKLAEAVKFKKKIKFKDELYGAQTHDLLTFVRELDDKFQSVFVIAHNDAITEICELLSDAAIGNIPTCGIFCIEFDGSFKELKEHGAKALFFDYPKKHKK, encoded by the coding sequence ATGAAAAAAATCTACTTTATCAGGCACGCAAAAGCCGTAGAAGAGGGCGAAAGCAACGACTTTGAGCGCGATCTAAGCGAACGCGGCAAAAAAGACCTAGCTCTGATGTGCGAGCGGCTAAAAAAACATGAGGTAAAGGCGGACGCTATATTTGCCAGTCCCGCCAAACGCTGCGCCAAAACGGCTCAAAAGCTAGCCGAAGCAGTCAAATTTAAGAAGAAAATCAAATTTAAAGATGAGCTATACGGAGCGCAGACGCATGATCTTTTGACTTTTGTAAGAGAGCTTGACGACAAATTTCAAAGCGTATTTGTCATAGCCCACAACGACGCTATAACTGAAATTTGCGAGCTTTTAAGCGACGCCGCTATCGGGAATATCCCAACCTGCGGCATCTTTTGCATAGAATTTGACGGTAGCTTCAAGGAGCTAAAAGAACACGGCGCAAAGGCTCTGTTTTTTGACTATCCTAAAAAACATAAAAAATAG
- a CDS encoding helicase IV codes for MSFNLSKILIVLLLFLIVLLALKLFKKQKIKQTRYKSDSGYIVKSRAELIIANWLFYRGIDFIYEKKTPTKERVISDFYLTHSNIYIEFWGLETPQYLKRKSKKIKIYKKYRLKLIQMDDGSLHDLNAFFAKEFKEFKSN; via the coding sequence ATGAGCTTTAATCTTTCAAAAATTTTAATCGTTTTGTTGTTGTTCTTAATCGTTTTGCTGGCTTTAAAGCTATTTAAAAAGCAAAAAATCAAACAAACTAGATACAAAAGCGATAGCGGCTACATTGTAAAAAGTCGTGCTGAGCTGATTATTGCAAATTGGCTATTTTATAGAGGAATAGATTTTATCTACGAAAAGAAAACTCCGACAAAAGAACGCGTAATTAGTGATTTTTACCTGACGCATAGCAATATTTATATCGAATTCTGGGGCCTTGAGACGCCGCAATATTTAAAAAGAAAAAGTAAAAAAATCAAAATTTACAAGAAATACCGCCTAAAACTCATCCAGATGGATGATGGTAGCCTACACGATCTAAATGCTTTTTTTGCCAAAGAATTCAAAGAATTTAAATCAAATTAA
- a CDS encoding MOSC domain-containing protein, translating to MAFIKALLIGKARQYGSVAATDELGKAWHSAIFKNVQTGEIYAGELGFEGDEVADTKHHGGINKAVFANSLENYPAWEAYLGLKNLPLGAMGENLTVSGLDETTVNVGDVHKIGSLVLQVTQPRKPCFKLAKRWGNANLAKEIFATGLTGWYYKVLENGSCKAGCEIEILQKNENALSVMQINKLFFNPSENLDLLPKFRALEVLPAGWQDDINRRLNGSYSTAFMEKL from the coding sequence ATGGCATTTATAAAAGCGCTTTTGATAGGTAAAGCAAGACAGTACGGCAGCGTGGCGGCTACGGACGAGCTGGGCAAGGCATGGCACTCGGCGATATTTAAAAATGTGCAGACGGGCGAAATCTACGCGGGCGAGCTTGGCTTTGAGGGCGACGAGGTGGCCGACACTAAGCATCACGGCGGCATAAATAAAGCCGTGTTTGCAAATTCGCTAGAAAACTATCCCGCGTGGGAAGCTTATCTTGGGCTTAAAAATTTGCCGTTAGGCGCGATGGGCGAAAATTTGACCGTTAGCGGGCTGGATGAGACTACCGTAAACGTAGGCGACGTGCATAAAATCGGCTCATTAGTGCTACAAGTAACCCAGCCTAGAAAACCGTGCTTTAAGCTTGCAAAACGCTGGGGAAATGCAAATTTAGCCAAAGAGATTTTTGCTACAGGATTAACCGGCTGGTACTACAAAGTGCTTGAAAACGGGTCGTGCAAGGCCGGCTGCGAGATAGAGATCCTGCAAAAAAACGAAAATGCTCTAAGCGTAATGCAGATAAATAAGCTATTTTTTAATCCGAGCGAAAATTTGGATTTGTTGCCTAAATTTAGAGCGCTAGAAGTATTGCCTGCTGGCTGGCAGGACGATATAAACAGACGCTTAAACGGCTCATACAGCACGGCTTTTATGGAAAAACTTTGA
- a CDS encoding rhomboid family intramembrane serine protease, with translation MKATISLIALNCLVYFAVYCGICGNNATLGLNMFFIDGLFVWQPATSMFMHANLAHLLMNMAVLYQFGSLLERCYGSEKFAVIYCVGGVLTSLLSFVYIYIMFKTNGTFINLVGASGAISMLLGVLAFLDASSRKGLIIAILLMSFAPVAMGVNVAWYAHIIGFALGYFGVKFKVIK, from the coding sequence TTGAAAGCTACGATATCGCTCATCGCGTTAAATTGTCTAGTATATTTTGCCGTTTACTGCGGCATTTGCGGCAACAACGCGACGCTTGGGTTAAATATGTTTTTTATAGACGGGCTTTTCGTCTGGCAGCCGGCGACTTCGATGTTTATGCATGCAAATTTAGCCCATCTGCTGATGAATATGGCTGTTTTGTATCAGTTTGGATCGCTTCTTGAGCGGTGCTACGGCAGCGAAAAATTCGCCGTCATCTACTGCGTCGGAGGCGTTTTGACCTCGCTGCTTAGTTTTGTTTATATTTATATTATGTTTAAAACTAACGGAACTTTTATAAATTTAGTAGGAGCTAGCGGCGCAATCAGCATGCTGCTAGGAGTTTTGGCGTTTTTGGACGCAAGCAGCAGAAAAGGGCTAATAATCGCCATCTTGCTAATGAGCTTCGCACCCGTAGCCATGGGCGTAAACGTCGCCTGGTACGCGCATATTATCGGCTTTGCTTTAGGATATTTCGGGGTAAAATTTAAGGTGATAAAATGA